In Maridesulfovibrio sp., the following proteins share a genomic window:
- the glpK gene encoding glycerol kinase GlpK has translation MAKKYVLSIDQGTTSSRAIIFDKAGQIKKVTQKEFTQIFPNPGWVEHDAMEIWSSVQSVVAEALSDVSAEEIAAIGITNQRETTVVWDKNTGKPVYNAIVWQSRQTMDICNELKEKGLDPVVREKTGLLIDAYFSGTKVKWILDNVEGAREKAEAGDLLFGTIDTWLVWKLTDGAVHVTDYTNASRTLMYNIHELKWDEELLEALTVPASMLPEVKPSSEVYGNTHKDKFQGLEIPISGMAGDQQAALFGQACFEKGMAKNTYGTGCFMLMNTGEKAVPSKNGLLTTIAWGVDGKVEYALEGSIFVAGSAIQWLRDGMRMFRDAKDSELYATRVQSSEGVYMVPAFVGLGAPYWNSEVRGAVFGLTRGTTKEHFVRATLESLCYQTKDVLSAMEADSGISLAKLRVDGGAVANDLMLQIQSNLLGVPVERPLCIETTALGAAYLAGLAVGFWEDKNDIKKNFGVDREFDPKMEEAEAAKLYAGWQKAIEATMAFK, from the coding sequence ATGGCTAAAAAATACGTACTTTCAATTGACCAGGGTACTACCAGCTCACGTGCAATCATCTTCGACAAAGCTGGACAGATTAAGAAAGTTACCCAGAAAGAATTCACCCAGATTTTCCCTAATCCGGGCTGGGTTGAGCACGATGCTATGGAAATCTGGTCTTCTGTCCAGTCCGTAGTAGCTGAAGCCCTCTCCGATGTTTCTGCTGAAGAAATCGCAGCTATCGGTATTACCAACCAGCGTGAAACCACTGTTGTTTGGGATAAGAACACCGGTAAACCTGTTTACAACGCAATCGTATGGCAGTCCCGCCAGACCATGGATATCTGCAACGAGCTCAAAGAAAAGGGTCTGGACCCCGTAGTTCGTGAAAAAACCGGTCTGCTCATTGATGCTTACTTCTCCGGTACCAAAGTAAAATGGATCCTCGACAACGTTGAAGGTGCTCGTGAAAAAGCAGAAGCCGGTGATCTCCTTTTCGGTACCATTGATACCTGGCTGGTATGGAAACTCACTGATGGCGCAGTTCACGTAACTGACTATACCAACGCTTCCCGTACTCTGATGTACAACATCCACGAGCTCAAATGGGACGAAGAACTCCTTGAAGCTCTTACCGTTCCCGCTTCCATGCTGCCTGAAGTTAAACCTTCTTCCGAAGTCTACGGCAACACCCACAAAGACAAATTCCAGGGCCTTGAAATCCCCATCTCCGGTATGGCCGGTGACCAGCAGGCTGCTCTGTTCGGTCAGGCATGCTTTGAAAAAGGTATGGCTAAGAACACTTACGGAACCGGTTGCTTCATGCTCATGAACACTGGCGAAAAAGCAGTTCCTTCCAAAAACGGCCTGTTGACCACCATTGCATGGGGTGTTGACGGTAAAGTTGAATACGCTCTTGAAGGATCAATCTTCGTAGCAGGTTCCGCTATCCAGTGGCTGCGCGACGGTATGAGAATGTTCCGTGACGCTAAAGATTCCGAGCTCTACGCCACCCGCGTACAGAGCTCTGAAGGCGTATACATGGTTCCCGCATTCGTAGGTCTCGGCGCTCCTTACTGGAACTCCGAAGTCCGCGGCGCAGTATTCGGCCTGACCCGTGGTACCACTAAAGAACACTTTGTTCGTGCTACCCTCGAATCTCTTTGCTACCAGACCAAAGACGTTCTCTCCGCTATGGAAGCTGATTCCGGCATCAGTCTCGCAAAACTCCGCGTTGACGGTGGTGCAGTTGCAAACGACCTGATGCTCCAGATTCAGTCCAACCTCCTCGGCGTTCCTGTAGAGCGTCCTCTGTGCATTGAAACCACTGCTCTTGGCGCTGCATACCTCGCAGGTCTGGCAGTTGGTTTCTGGGAAGACAAGAACGACATCAAAAAGAACTTTGGTGTTGACCGTGAGTTCGATCCCAAAATGGAAGAAGCAGAAGCTGCTAAGCTTTATGCTGGATGGCAGAAAGCTATTGAAGCTACCATGGCTTTCAAATAG
- a CDS encoding MIP/aquaporin family protein: MSPFLGEVIGTMILTLFGCGVVANVLLEKSKGQNGGWIVITMGWGFAVTFAVYVAGKYSGAHVNPAVTIGLAAGGYFPWAQVPIYIAGQMLGAFLGAVLCYFTYKCHWEPTTDAGLKLAVFSTGPAIPCTAENFLCEFIGTFFLVFILLGIGANEFTQGLNPLIVGFFIVAIGLSLGGPTGYAINPARDLGPRIAHAILPIPGKGDSDWGYAWIPVVAPICGGVAGALVYKALVG; encoded by the coding sequence ATGAGTCCTTTCTTAGGCGAAGTAATTGGTACAATGATTCTGACACTTTTCGGTTGCGGCGTAGTTGCCAACGTCCTTCTTGAAAAATCCAAGGGTCAAAACGGTGGTTGGATTGTTATCACCATGGGTTGGGGTTTTGCAGTAACATTTGCAGTATATGTTGCCGGTAAATACTCCGGTGCACACGTCAACCCTGCAGTAACAATCGGCCTTGCTGCCGGTGGATATTTTCCCTGGGCACAGGTTCCCATTTATATTGCCGGTCAGATGCTCGGCGCATTCCTTGGTGCGGTACTCTGCTACTTCACTTACAAATGCCACTGGGAGCCCACTACAGACGCAGGCCTTAAACTGGCTGTTTTCTCCACTGGCCCCGCTATCCCCTGCACTGCTGAAAACTTTCTCTGCGAATTTATCGGCACCTTCTTTCTGGTTTTTATTCTCCTTGGAATCGGTGCCAACGAATTCACTCAGGGCCTTAACCCCCTGATCGTCGGTTTCTTCATCGTAGCTATCGGCCTCTCTCTTGGTGGCCCTACCGGTTACGCTATCAACCCTGCTCGTGACCTCGGTCCCCGTATTGCTCACGCTATCCTGCCCATCCCGGGTAAAGGTGATAGTGACTGGGGATACGCCTGGATTCCTGTTGTAGCACCTATTTGCGGTGGTGTTGCAGGTGCTCTGGTATACAAAGCACTCGTAGGCTAA
- a CDS encoding glycerol-3-phosphate dehydrogenase/oxidase — protein MKRSDFVQQMEDSSKVWDFIIIGGGATGLGSGLDAAARGYSVLLLEQGDFAEATSSRSTKMVHGGVRYLAQGNISLVMEALYERGILKQNAPHMCYNQKFIVPDYKWWGLPYYGIGLKCYDMLARKYSFGPSQIYSKGSVMKEVPGVLSKKLKGGVTYHDGQFDDARLALTLARTMADMGGCPMNHTKVTDLVKNSTGYVCGVKAEDKLSGKSYELKAKAVINATGIFTDDIMNMDNGEHKKLIAPSQGIHIVIDRDFLGGDTGIMVPKTDDGRVIFFVPWHGKVVVGTTDTALDSVCMEPKPLEEEINFLVEHSARYLAKAPTRADVRSVFTGIRPLIAAGDSESTSALSRDHYLTVSPNKLLTIAGGKWTTYRHMAEDCIDNAIQMGSLPFRPCVTKNVKLHGYTEEFDHNDHMHVYGSEASEIMALAEEYPELDTRMHERLPYSWLEVVWAARHEWAHTVGDALARRTRALIIDAKAANEVAPKAAEIMAKELGKDEAWVKEQTVAFQELAKNYIVD, from the coding sequence ATGAAACGTTCAGATTTTGTCCAACAGATGGAAGACAGCTCAAAAGTTTGGGACTTCATTATTATAGGTGGTGGTGCTACCGGCCTCGGTTCCGGTCTTGATGCTGCCGCCCGTGGCTATTCTGTGCTTCTTCTTGAACAGGGTGACTTTGCCGAGGCGACTTCAAGCCGTAGTACCAAAATGGTTCACGGTGGTGTTAGATACCTCGCACAGGGTAATATTTCCCTGGTTATGGAAGCTCTGTATGAGCGCGGTATCCTCAAGCAGAATGCACCGCACATGTGCTATAACCAGAAGTTCATCGTCCCCGACTACAAATGGTGGGGCCTTCCCTATTACGGCATCGGCCTTAAGTGCTATGATATGCTGGCTAGAAAATACAGCTTCGGTCCTTCCCAGATTTACTCCAAGGGTTCTGTTATGAAAGAAGTCCCGGGAGTTCTCAGCAAGAAGCTTAAGGGTGGCGTGACCTATCACGACGGTCAATTTGATGATGCCCGTCTGGCCCTGACCCTTGCACGCACTATGGCTGATATGGGCGGCTGTCCCATGAACCACACCAAGGTTACCGACCTCGTTAAAAATTCCACCGGGTATGTCTGCGGTGTTAAGGCCGAAGATAAGCTTTCCGGTAAGAGCTACGAGCTGAAAGCCAAAGCAGTTATCAACGCCACCGGTATTTTCACCGATGACATCATGAACATGGATAACGGCGAACATAAAAAACTTATTGCCCCAAGTCAGGGTATCCATATCGTTATCGACCGTGATTTTCTCGGTGGTGATACAGGGATCATGGTTCCCAAGACTGATGACGGCCGTGTAATATTTTTCGTGCCCTGGCACGGTAAGGTTGTTGTCGGTACTACTGACACCGCCCTTGATTCCGTATGCATGGAGCCCAAACCGCTTGAAGAGGAAATCAACTTCCTCGTTGAGCACTCCGCAAGATATCTCGCCAAAGCACCTACCCGCGCAGATGTTCGCAGTGTATTCACCGGTATCCGTCCCCTTATTGCAGCCGGAGATTCTGAATCCACTTCCGCACTTTCCAGAGATCACTATCTGACCGTGTCTCCCAACAAGCTGCTGACAATTGCCGGCGGTAAATGGACTACTTACAGACACATGGCAGAAGACTGCATTGATAACGCAATCCAGATGGGCAGCCTGCCTTTCCGTCCCTGCGTGACCAAGAACGTAAAGCTCCACGGCTACACCGAAGAGTTTGACCATAATGATCACATGCATGTTTACGGTAGTGAAGCATCTGAAATCATGGCTCTTGCTGAAGAATATCCCGAGCTTGATACCCGCATGCATGAAAGACTTCCTTACTCCTGGCTTGAAGTTGTCTGGGCAGCCCGTCACGAATGGGCACATACTGTCGGTGACGCATTGGCCCGCAGGACCAGAGCGCTGATCATTGATGCTAAGGCTGCCAATGAAGTGGCTCCTAAGGCTGCTGAAATCATGGCAAAAGAGCTTGGCAAAGATGAGGCATGGGTTAAAGAACAGACCGTTGCGTTCCAGGAGCTGGCCAAGAACTATATTGTAGACTAG
- a CDS encoding DeoR family transcriptional regulator, with amino-acid sequence MTEKQKRKNKGMKFNLESLSKRQREIFNIVNERGFTPIESLAQHFEVTPQTIRRDINKLCKNNLLQRFHGGAGRASSVENVDYSARRNILHQEKRLIAEMVAKHIPEHASMFINIGTTTEEVAKALANHKSLRIITNNLNVAQTMSNNDCEVIVAGGMVRQRDKGITGEATVEFIKQFKVDYGIIGVSGIDEDGTLLDYDYHEVRVAREIINNARNIFLVTDHTKFNRNAMVRIADLGEIDAIFTDKRPPQVFCDLMKSKEVDLYVTEPDSEEE; translated from the coding sequence TTGACTGAAAAGCAAAAAAGAAAGAACAAAGGCATGAAATTCAATCTCGAGTCCTTATCTAAAAGACAACGGGAAATCTTTAATATTGTAAACGAAAGAGGCTTCACTCCAATTGAATCCCTTGCTCAACATTTTGAGGTTACTCCCCAGACAATCAGAAGGGACATCAATAAACTCTGTAAAAACAATCTATTGCAGCGTTTCCACGGCGGAGCAGGCAGGGCCTCAAGTGTAGAAAATGTTGACTACAGCGCGCGTCGCAACATCCTTCATCAGGAAAAAAGACTCATCGCTGAAATGGTTGCAAAGCACATTCCCGAACATGCTTCCATGTTTATAAACATCGGTACAACCACCGAGGAAGTTGCTAAAGCTCTCGCCAACCACAAATCACTGCGCATCATCACTAACAATCTTAATGTAGCCCAGACCATGAGCAACAATGATTGCGAAGTTATCGTGGCCGGGGGCATGGTCCGCCAAAGGGATAAAGGTATTACTGGCGAAGCCACTGTTGAATTCATAAAGCAGTTCAAGGTGGATTACGGTATCATTGGTGTATCCGGCATAGATGAAGATGGCACACTGCTTGATTACGACTACCATGAAGTTCGTGTCGCCCGTGAAATCATCAACAATGCCCGAAATATTTTTCTGGTCACCGACCACACCAAATTCAACCGTAACGCCATGGTCCGCATCGCCGATCTCGGCGAGATTGATGCTATCTTTACAGACAAGAGACCGCCGCAGGTTTTCTGCGATCTGATGAAGAGCAAGGAAGTGGATCTTTATGTGACCGAGCCTGATTCTGAAGAAGAATAG
- a CDS encoding radical SAM/SPASM family putative metalloenzyme maturase — translation MLKPISDGPQKSFPLAFKEFPARLQVEVTTRCNMHCSMCVKYAPESDISEGDLSLDDFKKLGPALEHCEKLVLNGIGEPLLHPDLAAMATFARERMPENGSIGFQTNGLLFNEQRARELVGAGVDTFCISVDSIDPSLIGRELHGQSSTDRLARTFGILREAGQKSVHKVRLGAEFVLMAETYAQLPDVIRWAAGQGAEFILCSHVLAFHESMQEQSLFNPNTSAAVELYEKWKGIAHKLGHDLENYFSFVWHPGRSMKREKLFELIREMRVEAELRGVWINLRSLAEWDRRSQTEEFQQLHEVYARSKILAAELGVELRLPPLMAENELSCSFLENGTAFITSKGEVSPCQFLWHSCTCFLDGSEKLLRQKQFGNLATGDLAAIWKSTEYQYFRSEVLDYEYPYCSNCPMVPCDDIIGRSNEFECDCLGVEVPCGHCPWAMGGLQCLM, via the coding sequence ATGCTGAAACCTATTTCAGACGGTCCCCAGAAATCTTTTCCGCTCGCTTTTAAGGAATTCCCTGCAAGACTTCAGGTGGAAGTCACCACCCGGTGCAATATGCATTGTTCCATGTGTGTGAAATATGCACCGGAAAGCGATATTTCTGAAGGTGATCTGAGTTTGGATGATTTCAAGAAGCTCGGTCCGGCTTTGGAGCATTGCGAAAAACTGGTGCTGAATGGGATTGGTGAGCCTTTGCTGCATCCAGATCTTGCGGCCATGGCAACATTTGCCCGTGAGCGCATGCCTGAGAACGGTTCTATCGGTTTTCAGACGAACGGGCTTCTTTTTAATGAGCAGCGGGCACGGGAGTTGGTTGGGGCCGGAGTGGATACCTTTTGTATTTCAGTCGATTCTATTGATCCTTCATTAATAGGAAGGGAGTTGCACGGCCAGTCCAGCACAGACAGGCTGGCCCGGACATTCGGAATTTTGCGTGAAGCCGGGCAGAAGAGCGTTCACAAAGTCCGTTTGGGCGCGGAGTTTGTGCTTATGGCTGAAACTTATGCCCAGCTTCCCGATGTAATCCGTTGGGCAGCGGGGCAGGGTGCGGAATTCATTCTATGTTCCCATGTTTTAGCTTTTCACGAATCCATGCAGGAACAATCGCTATTTAATCCCAATACCTCCGCAGCAGTTGAGCTATACGAAAAATGGAAAGGCATAGCCCATAAGCTGGGCCATGATTTAGAAAACTATTTCAGCTTTGTATGGCATCCCGGCCGGAGTATGAAGCGTGAAAAGCTTTTTGAACTTATCCGCGAAATGCGTGTTGAAGCGGAGTTACGCGGAGTCTGGATCAACCTGCGCAGCCTTGCGGAATGGGACCGGCGCAGCCAGACTGAAGAATTTCAGCAGTTGCACGAAGTTTACGCAAGGTCAAAAATACTTGCAGCTGAGCTGGGGGTTGAGCTTCGTTTGCCGCCTTTGATGGCGGAAAATGAATTGAGTTGCTCGTTTTTGGAAAACGGGACAGCGTTTATCACTTCAAAAGGTGAAGTTTCCCCCTGCCAGTTCCTTTGGCACAGTTGCACTTGCTTTCTTGATGGCAGTGAAAAGCTTCTCCGGCAGAAACAGTTCGGCAATTTAGCGACAGGTGATCTGGCCGCGATCTGGAAGTCAACTGAGTATCAATACTTCCGGTCAGAGGTTCTTGACTATGAATATCCGTATTGCTCCAATTGTCCCATGGTTCCCTGCGATGATATTATTGGGCGGAGCAATGAGTTTGAATGTGACTGTCTTGGAGTTGAAGTTCCCTGTGGACATTGTCCGTGGGCTATGGGCGGTTTGCAGTGCCTGATGTGA
- a CDS encoding TIGR03905 family TSCPD domain-containing protein: MENITLQPTMPNPLGGSEAPADSQVFTPKGVCAKLIRFKVENNRISYLNFTGGCDGNLKAVSALVKGMELEQIINTLEGITCGKKNTSCADQLCKALHEYMDS, from the coding sequence ATGGAAAACATTACCCTTCAGCCGACCATGCCCAACCCTCTGGGAGGAAGTGAAGCTCCCGCTGACAGTCAGGTTTTCACCCCTAAAGGAGTCTGCGCAAAACTGATTCGTTTTAAAGTAGAAAATAACAGGATCAGCTACTTAAACTTCACCGGAGGCTGCGATGGCAACCTCAAAGCCGTTTCCGCCCTTGTGAAAGGCATGGAACTTGAGCAGATCATCAATACTCTCGAAGGAATTACCTGCGGCAAGAAAAATACATCCTGTGCCGACCAGCTCTGCAAAGCTCTGCACGAGTATATGGATAGCTAA
- a CDS encoding metal-dependent phosphohydrolase, which translates to MERREFLKMGIVAGAAVAASALPAMAEASYTEFTLEDCLKLTPQQMAENSGAVMASWKYIQNQAAGIKNPMLRRAVLEITADPAPKLLNVVSGRKKDVYNEFEKNGWITDISYDAFLPENGSAKKANQPFYTAPGSGYSSHHCYPGGLATHTALNVEMSLALYSNYGKIYGFNLDRDVVVAAQILHDLHKPWVFQWQQDGSCRGENKLAGTGEHHVLGVAESVVRGLPADVCVAQACAHNHPGFSKDEEAPVRWLKAAAVIADVDPVEYGLLAKDGMTLPLQRSMEAFVTHLGDHDWILTVPAVKWIIPVMEEIAMQDYGMNKAELNSKKFHAFRNAVFSQATVMNLYHLMQKDGKAALRKQVNAIVKA; encoded by the coding sequence ATGGAAAGACGTGAATTTTTGAAGATGGGTATTGTTGCCGGGGCAGCTGTGGCTGCTTCTGCATTGCCTGCAATGGCTGAGGCTTCCTACACTGAATTTACACTTGAAGATTGCCTGAAGTTGACCCCGCAACAGATGGCTGAAAATTCCGGTGCGGTAATGGCTTCGTGGAAATACATTCAGAATCAGGCTGCCGGAATAAAGAATCCCATGTTGCGTAGAGCAGTACTGGAAATTACAGCTGACCCGGCTCCTAAACTTCTGAATGTTGTGAGCGGACGCAAAAAAGACGTCTATAATGAATTTGAAAAAAACGGCTGGATCACAGATATTTCCTATGATGCCTTCCTGCCTGAAAACGGTTCGGCCAAAAAAGCCAACCAGCCTTTCTATACTGCCCCCGGAAGTGGGTATTCCAGCCATCATTGTTATCCCGGCGGTCTGGCAACCCACACAGCCCTAAACGTTGAGATGTCACTGGCCCTTTACAGTAACTACGGTAAAATTTACGGCTTCAACCTTGACCGAGATGTGGTTGTCGCTGCTCAGATTCTGCACGATCTGCATAAACCATGGGTTTTTCAGTGGCAGCAGGACGGCTCCTGTCGTGGAGAGAACAAACTTGCCGGAACCGGTGAACATCACGTTCTCGGAGTTGCTGAATCCGTTGTTCGAGGTTTGCCTGCCGATGTCTGCGTAGCACAAGCCTGTGCCCATAATCATCCCGGTTTTTCCAAGGACGAAGAAGCTCCTGTCCGCTGGCTCAAGGCTGCGGCCGTTATCGCAGATGTTGATCCGGTTGAGTATGGTCTGCTCGCAAAAGACGGCATGACTCTTCCGCTTCAGCGTAGTATGGAAGCTTTTGTGACCCATCTTGGCGACCACGACTGGATTTTGACTGTTCCAGCGGTAAAGTGGATTATTCCGGTCATGGAAGAGATTGCCATGCAGGATTACGGTATGAACAAAGCGGAACTAAACTCCAAGAAGTTCCATGCGTTCCGCAATGCAGTTTTCAGTCAGGCCACTGTTATGAATCTTTACCATCTGATGCAGAAGGATGGAAAAGCAGCACTGCGCAAGCAGGTTAACGCTATCGTGAAAGCTTAG
- a CDS encoding DsbA family protein: MKTVRVTIFSDYICPFCYIGKGIVEKLQKEFAGELVINDEWLPYEIHPETPAGGVRLDEYFSGMNAGLFFTEINQRAKRYGLFFGPQEVLSNSRLALMGGEFAKEHDRYHEYHSAVFKAYFTDCKNIGEMDVLLKVLRDCGLEEEIFKEAVEQGVYLEKLKETTQRARDNFVKAAPTFAIDGYGNVTGAASLDTFREIFSNLRDDHN; this comes from the coding sequence ATGAAAACTGTCAGAGTTACCATATTTTCAGATTACATCTGCCCATTCTGTTATATCGGCAAAGGTATTGTCGAAAAGCTGCAAAAGGAATTTGCCGGAGAATTAGTTATAAATGATGAATGGCTGCCCTATGAAATCCACCCTGAAACACCAGCGGGGGGAGTGCGGCTGGATGAATATTTTTCAGGTATGAATGCCGGTCTCTTCTTTACAGAGATCAACCAGCGCGCAAAGCGTTACGGCCTTTTTTTCGGGCCTCAGGAAGTGCTGAGCAATTCCCGGCTGGCACTCATGGGCGGTGAATTCGCCAAAGAGCATGACCGCTACCACGAATATCATAGTGCGGTTTTTAAAGCTTATTTTACCGATTGTAAAAATATCGGTGAAATGGATGTTCTGCTGAAAGTTCTTAGGGATTGCGGGCTTGAAGAAGAGATTTTCAAGGAAGCGGTGGAGCAGGGTGTGTATCTTGAAAAATTAAAGGAAACCACGCAAAGGGCTCGCGATAATTTTGTAAAAGCCGCGCCTACATTTGCAATAGATGGATACGGCAATGTTACCGGAGCGGCTTCTTTGGACACCTTCCGGGAAATTTTCAGCAATCTTCGTGACGACCATAATTAA
- a CDS encoding iron-containing alcohol dehydrogenase produces MLRYSLHMNFQFSTAPKIVFGPESASSIPEYAAAMGKNLCLVTGKSPQRIQWIIDALQRKIAALHIVPISGEPDTELIAAHAVEARAKGCDVVVAIGGGSVLDAGKVIAALIPNTRDVLDYLEVVGKGMPLTEKPLPLIAAPTTSGTGSEVTANAVLLSAEHKVKVSLRSTEMIPDMAVVDPLLTLSAPPAVTASTGLDALTQLMESFVSRFASPMTDALCREGLKHGAKSMLPAYKNGQNVEARTGMALASLFSGITLANAKLGAVHGFAAPLGGEFKAPHGAVCAALLPHVMEINIRALKERDPHNPALTAYDETAQILTADSTAKAADGISWTKNICRKMSIPGLGDIGVTEQDFKSLAAKAARASSMKGNPIELTEAELLEILEMAL; encoded by the coding sequence GTGCTGCGTTATTCTCTGCATATGAATTTTCAATTTTCGACCGCACCTAAAATCGTCTTCGGCCCGGAGAGCGCCAGCTCCATCCCAGAATATGCAGCAGCGATGGGCAAGAACCTCTGCCTTGTGACCGGAAAGTCACCGCAAAGGATTCAATGGATCATTGACGCCTTGCAGAGAAAAATAGCCGCTCTACATATTGTACCGATTTCGGGAGAACCGGACACAGAGCTTATTGCCGCTCACGCAGTAGAAGCCCGCGCAAAAGGGTGCGACGTGGTTGTAGCCATTGGCGGCGGCAGTGTTCTCGACGCAGGCAAAGTCATTGCAGCACTAATTCCCAACACAAGGGATGTTCTGGATTATCTGGAAGTTGTAGGCAAAGGCATGCCGCTCACGGAGAAGCCCCTGCCCCTTATAGCCGCTCCGACAACCTCCGGCACCGGCTCTGAAGTCACCGCCAACGCAGTGCTGCTTTCCGCAGAACACAAAGTTAAAGTCAGTCTGCGCTCAACCGAAATGATTCCTGATATGGCTGTTGTCGACCCGTTGCTCACCCTTTCCGCTCCCCCGGCCGTAACCGCGTCCACCGGACTGGATGCCCTGACCCAGCTCATGGAATCATTTGTCTCCCGCTTTGCATCCCCCATGACCGATGCGCTCTGCCGTGAAGGTTTGAAGCATGGCGCAAAATCGATGCTACCGGCCTACAAAAACGGGCAGAATGTTGAAGCCCGCACAGGCATGGCGCTGGCAAGTTTATTTTCCGGCATAACCCTCGCCAACGCTAAACTCGGTGCGGTCCACGGCTTTGCCGCCCCGCTGGGCGGAGAATTCAAAGCACCGCACGGAGCTGTCTGCGCCGCACTGCTGCCCCATGTCATGGAAATTAACATCCGTGCCCTTAAAGAACGTGATCCCCATAATCCGGCACTCACCGCATACGATGAAACAGCACAAATCCTGACCGCAGACAGTACAGCCAAGGCTGCTGACGGCATTAGCTGGACAAAAAATATCTGCCGGAAAATGAGCATACCCGGTCTTGGGGATATTGGAGTGACTGAGCAGGATTTCAAATCCCTTGCCGCCAAAGCCGCGCGGGCCAGCAGCATGAAAGGAAATCCCATAGAGCTGACCGAAGCTGAACTGCTGGAAATTCTTGAAATGGCCCTTTAA
- a CDS encoding sigma-54 dependent transcriptional regulator, with product MSGKIKILAVDDSMSTLEVLKRNLESNGYGVLTALRVDEALPLLEEYDIDVVITDFKMPQASGLDLIRHVRENHRDIEIMMITGYPSISGAVEAIKDGAGEYLPKPFTVEELLTAMGRIMERVNRRKAVETVEVPSGNYGIYGNSPLMQLVFRRIGKAASTNANVLISGDSGTGKELVARAVHYHSERRAAPFVPVNCAAIPDSLVESELFGHVKGAFTGAKEARAGFFEIANGGTIFLDEIGDASPNMQAKLLRILQSKEFCKVGSSVVNTVDTRILAATHKDLKRLVDDGSFREDLYYRLNVVDIPVPSLAERGDDILIMISSFLDRFSKSMQRPTPRMTDEALQALRNYSWPGNVRELENLIQRLVVIVDHDPIEVTDLPENMRFSLQMEGRVDRSLADMEKEHIKNVLAMTRNNKTRAAEILGINRKTLREKLKRMEGA from the coding sequence ATGAGTGGTAAAATTAAGATTCTGGCGGTAGATGATAGTATGAGTACTCTTGAAGTACTCAAGCGAAACCTTGAATCAAACGGTTACGGGGTGCTGACCGCCTTGCGTGTGGATGAAGCCCTGCCGTTGCTTGAAGAGTATGATATTGATGTTGTCATTACCGATTTTAAAATGCCGCAGGCCTCCGGGCTGGACTTGATCCGTCACGTTCGTGAAAACCACCGCGATATCGAAATCATGATGATCACCGGCTATCCTTCTATTTCAGGTGCAGTTGAGGCCATTAAAGACGGAGCCGGAGAATACCTTCCCAAGCCGTTTACAGTGGAGGAACTCCTTACGGCTATGGGCCGCATTATGGAGCGGGTTAATCGGCGTAAGGCTGTCGAGACTGTCGAAGTCCCGTCCGGCAATTATGGTATCTATGGTAATTCTCCCCTGATGCAGCTTGTTTTCAGGAGGATTGGCAAGGCCGCGTCTACCAATGCCAATGTACTGATTTCCGGTGATTCCGGAACAGGTAAAGAACTGGTTGCAAGGGCCGTGCACTACCATAGTGAGCGTCGGGCTGCTCCATTTGTTCCGGTGAACTGTGCTGCTATCCCCGATTCTCTGGTTGAAAGTGAACTTTTTGGTCACGTGAAAGGAGCTTTTACAGGAGCAAAGGAAGCACGGGCCGGTTTTTTTGAGATCGCCAACGGCGGGACTATTTTTCTTGATGAAATTGGTGATGCCAGCCCGAATATGCAGGCCAAGCTTTTGCGCATTCTGCAATCAAAAGAATTCTGCAAGGTCGGTTCGAGCGTGGTCAACACTGTGGACACCCGTATTCTGGCCGCAACCCATAAGGACTTGAAGCGGCTGGTGGATGACGGATCTTTCCGTGAAGATCTCTACTACCGATTGAACGTGGTCGACATTCCTGTCCCGTCTCTTGCTGAACGAGGGGATGATATTTTGATAATGATCAGCAGTTTTCTGGATCGTTTTTCAAAATCCATGCAGCGGCCTACACCGCGAATGACCGATGAGGCTTTGCAGGCTCTCCGCAATTATTCATGGCCCGGAAACGTGCGGGAACTGGAAAATCTGATTCAACGGCTGGTAGTCATAGTAGACCATGATCCCATTGAAGTAACAGACCTTCCTGAGAACATGCGTTTCAGTCTGCAGATGGAAGGCCGGGTCGACCGAAGTCTTGCGGACATGGAAAAAGAGCACATCAAGAATGTGCTGGCCATGACCAGGAATAATAAAACCAGAGCAGCTGAAATTCTGGGCATCAACCGGAAAACCCTGCGTGAAAAGCTCAAACGTATGGAAGGGGCCTAG